One window of Perca fluviatilis chromosome 12, GENO_Pfluv_1.0, whole genome shotgun sequence genomic DNA carries:
- the LOC120569556 gene encoding putative methyltransferase DDB_G0268948 isoform X1, with translation MAYRLFEGKKHASSYWKYRISPSDDLIRQVLDFLEKRKGHPFELAVDVGCGSGQGTVLLAKHFASVVGTDVSPAQVEVALEHAKEPNITYRQCVAEELPFADSSVDLVTAMSAFHWFDRPRFLQEAHRVLKPNGCLALLNYTINMELSYPDCCSHTLNQVCKEFYAALQPYRSPHLGASSMELYREAYESIPYPDKDWQECVWVKRPMPLSSYIGLVESFSSYQALLREDPQKATALSRDICQRLMSLMRVTSVETEVTVAVKYFYLLACKPQEA, from the exons ATGGCTTACCGTCTGTTTGAAGGCAAAAAGCATGCTTCTTCCTACTGGAAGTACAGGATCTCCCCATCAGATGATCTAATACGACAGGTGCTTGACTTTCTGGAAAAACGG AAAGGACATCCCTTCGAGCTGGCAGTAGATGTTGGTTGCGGCTCAGGACAGGGAACAGTGCTGCTGGCCAAACACTTTGCCTCGGTGGTGGGGACAGACGTTAGTCCTGCCCAGGTGGAAGTGGCTTTGGAGCATGCTAAAgagccaaacatcacatatag ACAGTGTGTGGCCGAGGAGCTGCCATTTGCTGACAGCTCGGTGGACTTGGTGACAGCCATGTCTGCCTTCCACTGGTTCGACCGACCACGTTTTCTCCAGGAGGCCCACAGGGTCCTGAAGCCCAACGGCTGCTTGGCTCTGCTCAACTACACCATTAACATGGAGCTCAGCTACCCGGACTGCTGCTCACATACACTCAACCAAGTCTGCAAAGAG TTTTATGCAGCCTTGCAGCCTTACCGTAGTCCCCACCTTGGTGCCAGCTCTATGGAGTTATACCGGGAGGCCTATGAATCCATCCCTTACCCTGACAAGGACTG gcaagagtgtgtgtgggtgaaaaGACCCATGCCTCTGTCCAGCTACATAGGGTTGGTGGAGTCTTTCTCGAGCTATCAGGCTCTGCTGAGAGAGGACCCGCAGAAAGCCACCGCACTCTCCCGGGACATCTGTCAAAG GTTGATGTCCTTAATGAGGGTGACCTCTGTGGAGACAGAGGTAACGGTGGCTGTGAAGTATTTTTACCTTCTGGCCTGCAAACCCCAGGAAGCCTGA